A region of Acidisarcina sp. DNA encodes the following proteins:
- a CDS encoding VOC family protein produces the protein MFLDPTADAFRCSIAPWLSVRNSAQAVEFYKFAFGATDAYRLETPGGGVVAKLSVQGAEFWVSDESPENGNFSPESLGGGSVRMILTVANPDAVFAQALDAGATEVFPVDEEYGWRLGRVVDPFGHHWEIGRPLP, from the coding sequence ATGTTCCTCGATCCAACAGCGGATGCGTTCCGATGCTCCATCGCGCCCTGGCTGTCGGTTCGGAACAGCGCTCAGGCTGTGGAGTTCTACAAATTCGCCTTCGGCGCCACAGATGCCTATCGGCTGGAGACTCCCGGAGGAGGGGTGGTAGCGAAGCTCTCCGTGCAGGGTGCGGAGTTCTGGGTCAGCGACGAGTCCCCCGAAAATGGCAACTTCAGCCCTGAGTCTCTCGGCGGCGGCTCTGTGAGAATGATCCTGACGGTGGCGAACCCCGATGCCGTCTTTGCGCAAGCCCTCGACGCGGGCGCAACCGAGGTCTTCCCGGTAGATGAGGAGTACGGCTGGCGGCTGGGGCGGGTCGTCGATCCCTTCGGCCACCATTGGGAGATTGGCCGCCCTCTCCCCTGA